From the genome of Oncorhynchus tshawytscha isolate Ot180627B linkage group LG31, Otsh_v2.0, whole genome shotgun sequence, one region includes:
- the LOC112229448 gene encoding ras-related protein Rab-5A has translation MANRGGATRPNGSNAGNKICQFKLVLLGESAVGKSSLVLRFVKGQFHEFQESTIGAAFLTQTVCLDDTTVKFEIWDTAGQERYHSLAPMYYRGAQAAIVVYDITNEESFARARNWVKELQRQASPNIVIALSGNKADLASKRAVDFQDAQSYADDNSLLFMETSAKTSMNVNEIFMAIAKRLPKSEPAATGANSGRNRGVDLTEAAQPTKAPCCST, from the exons ATGGCCAACAGGGGAGGAGCTACGAGACCCAACGGGTCTAACGCTGGTAACAAGATCTGCCAGTTCAAGCTGGTACTTCTGGGGGAGTCGGCAGTGGGCAAGTCCAGCCTGGTGCTCCGCTTCGTCAAGGGACAGTTCCACGAGTTCCAGGAGAGCACCATTGGAG cggccttcctgacccagacagtgtgtCTAGACGACACGACGGTGAAGTTTGAGATCTGGGACACGGCAGGACAGGAGCGCTACCACAGCCTGGCGCCCATGTATTACAGAGGGGCACAGGCCGCCATCGTGGTCTACGACATCACAAATGAG GAGTCATTTGCGCGGGCCAGGAACTGGGTGAAGGAGCTGCAGAGACAAGCCAGCCCCAACATTGTCATCGCCCTGTCTGGCAACAAGGCTGACCTCGCCAGCAAGAGAGCCGTGGACTTCCAG GATGCCCAGTCATATGCAGACGACAACAGCTTACTCTTCATGGAGACGTCGGCCAAGACGTCTATGAATGTGAACGAGATATTCATGGCTATTG CAAAAAGATTGCCCAAGAGCGAGCCTGCGGCCACAGGAGCTAACAGCGGGCGGAACAGGGGCGTCGACCTAACGGAAGCCGCCCAGCCAACTAAGGCCCCCTGCTGCAGTACTTAA